A genomic stretch from Carcharodon carcharias isolate sCarCar2 chromosome 27 unlocalized genomic scaffold, sCarCar2.pri SUPER_27_unloc_1, whole genome shotgun sequence includes:
- the LOC121273714 gene encoding zinc finger protein 239-like, giving the protein MEKPWKCGDCGKGFRRPSQLEIHRRSHTGERPFTCCVCGKGFSHLSNIMSHKLVHSGERPFTCSECGKGFRSPSKLKIHRRTHTGEKPFTCSECGKGFTQSSNLQTHQRVHTGERPFTCSACGKAFSDSSGLRTHQRVHTGERLFTCSERGKGFRDSSTLLTHQRVHTGERPFICPVCGKGFTQSSNLLRHQRVHK; this is encoded by the coding sequence atggagaaaccatggaaatgtggggactgtgggaaaggattcagacGCCCATCTCAGCTGGAAATCCATAGACgcagtcacaccggggagaggccgttcacctgctgtgtgtgtggaaagggtTTCAGTCATTTATCCAACATAATGTCACACAAACTAGTTCACAGCGgtgagagaccgttcacctgctctgagtgtgggaagggattcagatccCCATCTAAGCTAAAGATTCACCGACGCACTCACaccggggagaagccattcacctgctctgagtgtgggaagggattcactcagtcatcaaacctgcagacacaccaaagagttcacactggggagagaccattcacctgctctgcgtGTGGGAAGGCATTCAGTGATTCATCTGGCCTGCggacacatcagcgagttcataccggggagaggctattcacctgctctgagcgtgggaagggattcagagaTTCATCTactctgctgactcaccagcgagttcacacagggGAAAGGCCGTTCATCTGtcctgtgtgtgggaagggcttCACTCAGTCAAGCAACctcctgagacaccagcgagttcacaagtga
- the LOC121273697 gene encoding zinc finger protein 436-like: MEKLWKCGDCGKGFRSPSKLETHRRSHTGERPFTCSECGKGFTQSSHLQTHQQVHTGERPFTCPECGKGFSDSSGLKKHQRVHSGERPFTCSECGKGFTQLSHLLTHQRLHTGERPFTCTKCGKGFSDSSNLLTHQRFHTGERPFTCSVCGQRFTQSSSLLRHHTTHTNERPFKCSDCGCGFKSAAVLMVHQRIHTEERPFSCSHCAKSFRTSFSVQTHQRVHTGERPFTCSVCGKGFSSSSNLLTHQRVHSGEKSFNCTECGKGFSNSFNLSTHQRLHTEERPFTCSGCGKGFTQSSHLLRHQRVHK; this comes from the coding sequence atggagaaactgtggaaatgtggggactgtgggaagggattcagatccCCATCTAAGCTGGAAAcccatcgacgcagtcacaccggggagaggccattcacctgctctgagtgtgggaagggattcacccagtcatcccacctgcagacacaccagcaagttcacaccggggagaggcctttcacctgccctgagtgtgggaagggatttagtgattcatctgGCCTCAAgaagcaccagcgagttcacagcggggagaggccattcacctgctctgagtgtgggaagggcttcactcagttatcccatctgctgacacatcagcgacttcacactggggagagaccattcacttgcaccaagtgtgggaagggattcagtgattcatccaacTTATTGACACaccagcgatttcacactggggagagaccgttcacctgctccgtgtgtgggcagcgattcactcagtcatccagcctgctgagacaccatACCACTCACACCAATGAGAGACCCTTCAAGTGTTCTGATTGTGGGTGTGGCTTCAAAAGTGCTGCGGTTCTGATGGtccaccagcgcattcacactgaggagagaccattcagctgctctcactgtgcgaAGAGCTTTAGAACGTCATTCAGTGttcagacacaccagcgagttcacactggggagagaccattcacttgctctgtgtgtgggaagggcttCAGTAGTTCATCCAACctcctgacacaccagcgagttcacagtggggagaagtcATTCaactgcactgagtgtgggaagggatttagtaATTCATTCAACTTATCAACACACCagcgccttcacactgaggagagaccgttcacctgctctgggtgtgggaagggattcactcagtcatcccacctgctgagacaccagcgagttcacaagtga